Proteins co-encoded in one Rudaeicoccus suwonensis genomic window:
- a CDS encoding FMN-binding negative transcriptional regulator: protein MLIHPWDAATSPAEWRAWLATTDRFGILAVNNLEPAHAPVLVPTHFTLAENELLVHLARPNPVWQHLEAASEVTLAVVGDYAYIPTYWRAKAGGPDEDGVPTSYYAAVQFVCQPTVVDDPQGKVDILTAQLADFQPEGRHVAVEVDQPPYGRMLPGIRGLRLAVVRVEAKFKYDDNNPIEHRQRVSADLKHRDRGLDQAVAAQQQRRLAAIGDWQTFRQRS, encoded by the coding sequence ATGCTGATTCATCCTTGGGACGCAGCGACGAGTCCAGCCGAGTGGCGCGCTTGGCTAGCGACGACGGACCGCTTCGGCATCCTCGCGGTGAACAACCTCGAACCGGCTCACGCCCCGGTGCTCGTACCGACGCACTTCACGCTTGCTGAGAATGAGTTGTTGGTCCATTTGGCTCGCCCGAACCCGGTCTGGCAACACCTGGAAGCAGCCAGCGAGGTCACGTTGGCTGTGGTCGGAGACTACGCCTACATCCCAACGTACTGGCGCGCGAAGGCTGGCGGGCCTGACGAAGATGGGGTACCCACGAGCTACTACGCCGCGGTGCAGTTCGTGTGTCAACCTACGGTCGTTGATGATCCGCAGGGGAAGGTGGACATCCTTACCGCCCAGCTCGCAGACTTCCAGCCCGAAGGCCGTCACGTGGCTGTCGAGGTCGACCAGCCGCCGTATGGCCGGATGCTGCCGGGTATCCGCGGTCTGCGGTTAGCGGTAGTGCGGGTCGAAGCCAAGTTCAAGTACGACGACAATAACCCGATCGAGCACCGCCAGCGCGTAAGCGCTGACCTCAAACACCGCGACCGCGGGCTCGACCAAGCCGTCGCTGCCCAACAACAGCGCCGACTCGCGGCGATCGGTGACTGGCAAACCTTTCGGCAGCGGTCCTGA
- a CDS encoding recombinase family protein encodes MSAEDWSPSDLPAVSYIRVAPTTTDQAAHEMECQRAQIALAADRLRLRMADEFVDVGYSGMSTDRPDLNRLLDHVTAYRVGYCVVATRDRLSEDPEHMAEIDQALDDAEVAIVIAADHIGPAAT; translated from the coding sequence ATGAGCGCCGAGGACTGGTCACCGAGCGACCTGCCCGCCGTCTCCTACATCCGCGTCGCACCCACCACCACCGACCAGGCGGCACACGAGATGGAGTGCCAGCGGGCGCAGATTGCGCTTGCCGCCGATCGGCTCAGGTTGCGGATGGCCGACGAGTTCGTGGATGTCGGCTATTCCGGGATGAGCACAGACCGCCCCGACCTGAACCGTCTACTCGACCACGTAACTGCCTACCGGGTCGGCTACTGCGTTGTCGCCACTCGTGATCGGCTCTCCGAGGACCCCGAGCACATGGCCGAGATCGACCAAGCGCTGGACGACGCGGAGGTCGCGATCGTCATCGCCGCCGACCACATCGGCCCCGCAGCCACCTGA
- a CDS encoding sulfate permease: protein MIFAASWALSSRLYGLAQRFCPSNIVIRRVHTRTGLKWGPLVGLAGIVVYGSVMVAAGTIVRDGGPGWINLFFIIGFWNTLRFTVLIPVSVVRLLRVRHQEKVLLRDWQRIHTASPEAERMGARVPAAQAS, encoded by the coding sequence ATGATCTTCGCAGCCAGTTGGGCACTCAGTTCCCGCCTCTACGGCCTGGCACAGCGGTTCTGCCCGAGCAACATCGTCATCCGTCGCGTCCACACCCGCACCGGGCTCAAATGGGGGCCGCTCGTCGGCCTCGCCGGGATCGTCGTCTACGGGTCGGTCATGGTGGCCGCGGGCACGATCGTCCGGGACGGTGGGCCGGGCTGGATCAACCTGTTCTTCATCATCGGGTTCTGGAACACCCTTCGTTTCACCGTCCTGATCCCCGTCTCGGTGGTCCGTCTGTTGCGGGTTCGCCATCAGGAGAAGGTGCTGCTACGTGACTGGCAGCGCATCCACACCGCCAGTCCCGAGGCCGAGCGCATGGGTGCCCGCGTACCGGCCGCCCAGGCGTCATGA
- a CDS encoding ArdC-like ssDNA-binding domain-containing protein, with protein MAARMTAEEVREAREAKLTELSGRLEGAVGRLVSDADWAAAVRFAARFRSRSFANTLLIFAQHQDAFEQGRVSEPFPSYVAGFQQWKKLGRQVAKGQSGYMIYAPVTARFASTNPADPESWRRLDRGEKPRPSEVVRSKMVGVKPAYVWDVTQTSGEPIPERPRPVLLAGEAPAGLWEGLAAQVRERGFALADAPDAVVLGGANGVTDFLARSVQVRADMDDAARVKTLAHELAHIELGHEDRRPEGLHRGIGEVEAESVALMICASFGLDSTDYTVPYVAGWSSQVEGSSPLEVIRATGERARTTALAILDGLPEPTVGDGDPPGLDRSSGERARERSGTERVASIRARPAAMPVEVREPAAVVGW; from the coding sequence ATGGCAGCGCGCATGACGGCGGAGGAAGTTAGGGAGGCTCGTGAAGCGAAACTGACCGAGCTGTCCGGGCGGCTGGAGGGCGCGGTCGGCCGGTTGGTGTCCGATGCCGATTGGGCGGCTGCGGTCCGGTTCGCGGCCAGGTTTCGGTCGCGGTCGTTCGCGAACACGCTGTTGATCTTCGCCCAGCATCAGGACGCTTTCGAGCAAGGGCGCGTCAGTGAGCCGTTCCCGTCGTATGTCGCGGGTTTTCAGCAATGGAAGAAGCTCGGCCGTCAGGTAGCCAAGGGCCAGTCGGGGTACATGATCTACGCCCCGGTGACCGCTCGGTTCGCGAGCACCAACCCGGCTGATCCTGAGTCGTGGCGGCGGCTTGATCGTGGTGAGAAGCCGCGGCCGAGTGAAGTCGTGCGCTCGAAGATGGTCGGCGTCAAGCCCGCGTATGTGTGGGACGTGACCCAGACCAGCGGCGAGCCGATCCCCGAGCGCCCCCGGCCGGTGCTGCTGGCCGGTGAGGCACCGGCCGGGTTGTGGGAGGGTCTGGCCGCGCAGGTCCGCGAGCGCGGATTCGCTCTGGCGGATGCACCGGATGCGGTGGTGCTGGGCGGCGCGAACGGCGTGACGGACTTCCTCGCGCGCTCGGTGCAGGTGCGGGCGGATATGGATGACGCGGCCAGGGTCAAGACGTTGGCGCATGAGTTGGCGCATATCGAGTTGGGGCATGAGGATCGTCGCCCGGAGGGGTTGCATCGCGGGATCGGTGAGGTCGAGGCCGAGTCGGTCGCGCTGATGATCTGCGCGAGCTTCGGGCTCGACTCGACCGACTACACGGTCCCCTACGTTGCCGGGTGGTCCTCGCAGGTGGAGGGCAGCTCGCCGTTGGAGGTCATCCGCGCGACGGGCGAGCGGGCACGGACGACCGCGCTGGCAATCCTCGACGGGCTACCTGAGCCCACGGTCGGGGACGGTGACCCTCCCGGCCTTGATCGCAGTAGCGGGGAGCGAGCGCGGGAGCGTTCGGGCACAGAGCGTGTCGCTTCGATCCGCGCCCGTCCAGCGGCTATGCCGGTAGAGGTTCGGGAGCCAGCGGCGGTGGTCGGATGGTGA
- a CDS encoding helix-turn-helix domain-containing protein: protein MNSPHGVVRGHVVAAVKLLRDRLAEPWTLNGLAEEVHLSRSQLKRAFVTTVGMSPMAYLRQMRLRRLAKLLATTDLSVAEAARQAGWTDPDYASRCFHADYGISPTEYRRRQTRSPLG, encoded by the coding sequence TTGAACTCACCGCACGGTGTGGTCCGTGGTCACGTCGTCGCTGCGGTCAAGTTGTTGCGTGATCGTCTGGCGGAGCCGTGGACGCTCAATGGACTGGCTGAGGAAGTGCATCTGTCTCGCTCTCAGCTCAAGCGTGCGTTCGTGACGACGGTTGGGATGAGCCCGATGGCCTACCTTCGCCAGATGCGCCTCCGTCGCCTCGCCAAGTTGCTGGCGACGACTGACCTGTCGGTCGCTGAGGCAGCCCGTCAGGCCGGGTGGACCGACCCGGATTACGCGAGCCGCTGTTTCCACGCCGACTACGGCATCTCTCCCACCGAATACCGCCGTCGGCAGACGCGATCGCCCCTCGGGTAG
- a CDS encoding EamA family transporter, with the protein MATRTARTLPVPPWSLAVTAILSVQLGSALSIHLISKVGAAGTAWLRLSIGALVFLAVARPPLRAIRRHDLPALLGLGIATGVQTATFLAAIARIPLGTSVAIEFLGPLTVATVRSHNKRALCWPALAAAGVTLLAQPWHGHIDLAGIGLAGCAAGCWAVYILLTQHVGDRLSGIQGLAITVPLAAATTAIIGVHQAIGHITLETLAAAAGLALLLPVLPYALEMLALRRIKPSAFGTLMALEPAAAVLLGLLLLHQDPSITQLVGLILVVTAGTGAQRGGRRIAQVV; encoded by the coding sequence ATGGCGACCCGCACGGCCCGAACCCTTCCGGTGCCACCTTGGAGTCTGGCCGTCACGGCGATCCTGTCGGTCCAGCTCGGCTCGGCCCTGTCAATCCATCTGATCTCTAAGGTCGGCGCGGCCGGAACCGCGTGGCTGCGGCTGAGCATCGGAGCGCTCGTTTTCCTGGCGGTGGCGCGACCCCCGCTGCGCGCGATCCGTCGCCACGACCTACCCGCCCTGCTCGGTCTCGGCATTGCGACCGGAGTGCAGACCGCTACGTTCCTCGCCGCCATCGCACGCATCCCGCTCGGCACCTCTGTAGCGATCGAGTTCCTTGGGCCGCTCACCGTCGCCACCGTTCGCAGCCACAACAAACGAGCGTTGTGTTGGCCCGCGTTAGCAGCAGCCGGGGTTACCCTCCTTGCTCAGCCCTGGCATGGCCATATCGACCTGGCTGGCATCGGTCTGGCCGGGTGCGCTGCTGGTTGCTGGGCCGTCTACATCCTTCTGACCCAACATGTCGGAGACCGCCTCAGCGGCATTCAAGGGCTCGCAATCACCGTCCCGCTCGCCGCTGCAACCACGGCCATCATCGGGGTCCACCAAGCCATCGGTCACATCACCCTTGAAACGCTCGCCGCCGCAGCCGGACTCGCGCTCCTGCTCCCCGTACTGCCTTATGCCCTGGAGATGCTTGCGCTGCGCCGAATCAAGCCGAGCGCGTTCGGAACCCTGATGGCCCTGGAACCCGCTGCCGCAGTCCTGCTCGGACTACTCCTGCTACACCAAGATCCCTCGATCACTCAACTTGTCGGCCTGATCCTCGTCGTGACCGCAGGTACGGGCGCACAACGGGGCGGCCGACGCATAGCGCAAGTCGTCTGA
- the mobF gene encoding MobF family relaxase, whose product MHHEVTPAHLTGVTVSMRVMSAGDGYKYLLQSVAAGDDDRPLTTPLIAYYEASGTPPGYWLGTGVHGLGTNDRRIQPGGTVSEDHLRRLLGQGHDPVTNEPLGQAYSKFKTAEERISERAEHLDPNLPPIERSAAVERIEAEEHERGTRRVVAGYDYTFSVPKSVSALWAVADAAVQARIVAAHHEAVADVVALMERDVAATRVGHAGVAQVATRGLIATAYDHYDSRAADPQLHTHVVVSNKVQGEDGKWRALDGRPMHQAVVAISEHYNAVLADRMTRTLGVGWAQRERGRDRNPAWEIVGVPDELIAEFSSRSAAIDAETDRLIDTYLSDHGHRPDTRTILRLRQQATLSTRPDKTHGSLADLTDQWRSRADRVLGQDPRAWAGALIANRAHPSIVSAEDVSRDEFAALSQAVVEQVQEKRSTWGRWNLSAEASRQTMGLRFATVTDREAVIGLITDTAEAMSLRLTPPELVAAPAAFTRPEGSSVFRPRHAILYTSTALLAAEDRLLDLSRATTGPAIDQAGAAQVADSPDEQGRVLSSDQRSVVERIATSGRTVDVLVGPAGAGKTLALGGLRRAWEAERAPGSVIGLAPSAAAAEVLASDLEISTENTAKWLYEHDHGRWDLTAGQLVIVDEASLAGTMLLDQLATHAADVGAKVLLAGDPAQLAAVDAGGAFGLLFRDRNAHDDDGAPELADIRRFKNEWEKAASLALRRGDTDVIDLYDEHGRIIDGDHDDMLDAAYRAWQTDVAVGRSSILIAETSDTVTALNNRARVDRVLAGQVTVEGVALHDDTVAGRGDTIVTRDNDRRLTTGRGWVKNGDAWTVIESHEDGSLTVQRPGSRGRRGRVTLPAAYVAEHVELGYAITAHRAQGATMDTAHLVVHSSSMTREAFYVAMTRGRFSNVAYVATDEAHLEEHQHTPGYEDDVTARTILYGVLQHEGAEKSAHETIEVEQEKWSSIAQLAAEYETVAQAAQHQRFATAVGNSGLPDERARAVVGGESFGALIAQLRRTEAEGHQPEQLLSRAVRAGGLDDANDPAAVLAARLARLTAARAGGTRPRRRPRYIAGLIPEATGAMPADMHRTLTELQDLIEQRATALAGQAVQEGQAWVRRLGPPPTNPARRAAWQQQVRIVAAYRDRYGITGSDPLGPTPSGQGPRLDYQLADAAARRTQATGSDEARRRRGPEQQIDSGRGLSR is encoded by the coding sequence TTGCACCACGAGGTAACCCCGGCGCACCTGACCGGCGTGACGGTCTCGATGCGAGTGATGTCCGCCGGGGACGGCTACAAGTACCTACTCCAGTCCGTCGCCGCCGGCGACGACGACCGCCCGCTGACCACGCCCCTGATCGCCTATTACGAAGCGTCGGGAACGCCGCCCGGCTACTGGCTCGGCACCGGCGTCCACGGCCTCGGCACCAACGACCGGCGGATTCAGCCAGGCGGGACGGTGAGCGAGGACCATCTGCGGCGTCTGCTCGGCCAGGGACACGATCCTGTCACCAACGAGCCGCTGGGCCAGGCGTACAGCAAGTTCAAGACCGCCGAGGAACGGATCAGCGAACGGGCTGAGCACTTGGACCCGAACCTCCCGCCGATTGAACGGTCGGCGGCGGTCGAGCGAATCGAGGCCGAGGAACACGAGCGCGGCACCCGCCGGGTCGTGGCGGGGTATGACTACACGTTCTCGGTCCCCAAGAGCGTGTCCGCTCTATGGGCCGTTGCAGACGCAGCCGTGCAAGCCCGGATCGTTGCGGCGCACCACGAGGCGGTTGCGGACGTGGTTGCGCTGATGGAGCGCGACGTTGCAGCCACCAGAGTCGGACACGCCGGAGTTGCACAAGTCGCAACCCGCGGGCTGATCGCAACCGCCTACGACCACTACGACTCCCGCGCCGCCGACCCGCAGCTGCACACGCACGTCGTCGTGAGCAACAAGGTCCAGGGCGAGGACGGCAAATGGCGGGCGTTGGACGGGCGACCGATGCACCAGGCCGTCGTCGCGATCTCCGAGCATTACAACGCCGTGCTGGCCGACCGCATGACCCGCACGCTCGGCGTCGGCTGGGCGCAACGCGAGCGCGGCCGGGACCGGAACCCGGCTTGGGAGATCGTCGGCGTGCCCGACGAGCTGATCGCGGAGTTCTCATCGCGGAGCGCGGCGATCGACGCGGAGACCGACCGGCTCATCGACACCTACCTCAGCGATCATGGCCACCGCCCTGACACGAGGACGATCTTGCGACTACGCCAGCAAGCCACGCTCTCGACCCGTCCAGACAAGACACACGGATCACTGGCGGACCTGACCGATCAGTGGCGCAGCCGTGCCGACCGCGTGCTCGGACAGGACCCAAGAGCCTGGGCAGGAGCCTTGATCGCTAACCGTGCGCACCCCTCGATCGTCAGCGCCGAGGACGTGAGCCGGGACGAGTTCGCAGCGCTCTCTCAGGCAGTGGTCGAGCAAGTGCAGGAGAAGCGCTCGACCTGGGGACGGTGGAACCTGTCAGCGGAGGCGTCCCGGCAAACGATGGGCCTACGGTTCGCGACGGTCACCGACCGGGAGGCGGTCATCGGGCTCATCACCGACACCGCCGAAGCCATGTCGCTACGGCTCACACCGCCCGAACTGGTCGCCGCCCCGGCCGCGTTCACCCGGCCGGAAGGGTCCAGCGTGTTCCGGCCCCGTCACGCGATCCTCTACACGTCAACCGCTCTGCTCGCGGCTGAGGACAGGCTGCTCGACCTCTCTCGCGCCACGACCGGACCGGCGATCGACCAGGCCGGTGCGGCTCAGGTTGCAGACTCCCCCGATGAGCAAGGCAGGGTGCTGTCGTCCGATCAGCGCAGCGTGGTCGAGCGCATCGCAACCTCCGGTCGCACCGTGGACGTGTTGGTCGGCCCGGCGGGAGCAGGCAAGACGCTCGCGCTCGGCGGCCTACGCCGGGCGTGGGAGGCCGAGCGCGCGCCGGGCAGCGTCATCGGCCTCGCCCCATCCGCCGCCGCCGCCGAAGTCCTGGCCAGCGATCTCGAAATCAGCACGGAGAACACCGCCAAGTGGCTCTACGAGCACGATCACGGTCGTTGGGACCTGACCGCAGGGCAGCTCGTCATTGTGGATGAGGCGTCCTTGGCAGGGACGATGCTGCTCGACCAGCTCGCCACCCACGCCGCGGACGTAGGGGCGAAGGTGTTGCTGGCCGGTGACCCCGCGCAACTCGCCGCCGTGGACGCGGGTGGTGCGTTCGGTCTACTCTTCCGCGACCGCAACGCGCACGACGACGATGGAGCGCCGGAGCTGGCCGACATCCGCCGCTTCAAGAACGAGTGGGAGAAGGCCGCTTCGCTGGCCCTCCGCCGGGGCGATACCGATGTGATCGACCTCTACGACGAGCACGGCCGGATCATCGACGGCGACCACGACGACATGCTCGACGCCGCCTACCGAGCCTGGCAGACCGATGTGGCGGTGGGGCGGTCGAGCATCCTGATCGCGGAGACCAGCGACACCGTGACCGCCCTCAACAACCGAGCGCGTGTCGATCGGGTGCTCGCCGGTCAGGTCACGGTCGAAGGAGTCGCCCTGCACGATGACACGGTTGCCGGGCGAGGCGACACGATCGTCACTCGCGACAACGACCGCCGCCTCACCACCGGCAGAGGATGGGTGAAGAACGGTGACGCCTGGACTGTCATCGAGAGTCACGAGGACGGAAGTCTGACCGTGCAGCGGCCGGGCTCGCGTGGGCGACGCGGCCGGGTCACGCTGCCCGCCGCGTATGTGGCCGAGCACGTCGAGTTGGGTTACGCGATCACGGCCCATAGAGCGCAGGGCGCGACGATGGACACCGCGCACTTGGTCGTCCACTCGTCCTCGATGACCCGAGAGGCGTTCTATGTCGCCATGACCCGCGGCCGGTTCTCCAACGTCGCGTATGTCGCGACCGATGAGGCCCATCTTGAGGAACATCAGCACACCCCCGGCTACGAGGATGACGTCACGGCCCGCACGATCCTTTACGGCGTGCTTCAGCACGAGGGCGCGGAGAAGTCCGCGCACGAGACGATCGAGGTCGAGCAGGAGAAGTGGTCGAGCATCGCCCAGCTCGCCGCTGAGTACGAGACCGTCGCCCAAGCTGCCCAGCACCAGCGGTTCGCCACCGCCGTCGGCAACAGTGGCCTTCCCGACGAGCGGGCGCGAGCGGTTGTGGGCGGGGAGTCGTTTGGGGCGCTGATCGCGCAGCTCCGCCGCACCGAAGCCGAAGGGCACCAGCCCGAACAGCTCTTGTCCCGCGCGGTCCGCGCAGGCGGGCTCGACGATGCCAACGACCCGGCCGCCGTGCTCGCCGCTCGCCTCGCCCGGTTGACCGCCGCCCGAGCTGGCGGTACCCGGCCACGCCGTCGCCCTCGCTACATCGCCGGGCTGATCCCCGAGGCCACCGGGGCGATGCCCGCCGACATGCACCGCACCCTCACCGAGCTACAAGACCTGATCGAACAACGCGCCACCGCGCTCGCCGGTCAAGCCGTCCAAGAAGGTCAGGCGTGGGTGCGCAGGCTCGGACCACCACCGACCAACCCGGCCCGGCGCGCGGCATGGCAGCAGCAGGTCCGCATCGTCGCGGCATACCGCGACCGCTACGGAATCACCGGCAGCGATCCGCTCGGACCCACACCGAGCGGTCAAGGTCCGCGGCTCGACTACCAGCTCGCCGACGCTGCCGCCCGTCGAACACAAGCAACCGGGAGCGACGAGGCTCGGCGGCGGCGTGGACCGGAGCAGCAGATCGACTCTGGCCGCGGGCTTAGCCGATGA
- a CDS encoding helix-turn-helix domain-containing protein gives MDSHTADLASAIGGRVKQERQSRHWTLDQLASVAGVSRRMLVNVEQGVVNPSVGTLLRISDALGVGLPALVEPPRSRPVRLVRAGEGAVLWSGECGGRGVLVAGTDPPDVVELWDWTLGVGDRHASESHAAGTKELLQVLAGNITVEVGGQSISLGVGDAIRFDGDVPHSYANSGDLPAKFSLAVFEPGVGSGSTQVEVPDV, from the coding sequence ATGGATAGCCATACAGCCGATCTCGCTTCAGCGATCGGAGGCAGGGTCAAGCAGGAGCGCCAGTCGCGCCATTGGACTTTGGATCAGTTGGCGTCGGTTGCGGGGGTGAGCCGCCGAATGCTCGTCAATGTTGAGCAGGGGGTGGTGAACCCGAGCGTGGGGACGTTGTTGCGGATCAGTGATGCGCTGGGGGTTGGGCTACCGGCGTTGGTCGAGCCGCCTCGGTCGCGTCCGGTGAGGCTTGTTCGTGCTGGTGAAGGGGCCGTGCTGTGGAGCGGCGAGTGCGGTGGCCGCGGGGTGTTGGTTGCTGGTACCGATCCGCCAGATGTCGTGGAGCTGTGGGATTGGACGCTGGGAGTTGGGGACCGGCACGCCAGCGAGTCGCACGCCGCCGGGACCAAGGAACTTCTCCAAGTTCTGGCGGGCAACATCACAGTCGAGGTCGGAGGTCAGTCGATCAGTCTCGGTGTCGGTGACGCGATCCGTTTCGACGGCGATGTGCCGCATAGCTACGCCAATTCCGGTGATCTGCCAGCAAAGTTTTCGCTGGCTGTGTTCGAGCCGGGCGTTGGGTCGGGATCGACCCAGGTGGAGGTTCCCGATGTCTGA
- a CDS encoding B3/B4 domain-containing protein — MSDLDRLKRFLSGASVDGAVFGLRSDYRAMLVAVEGIIPGSSDAMSGALVETAQAAAREMLRNRPVEDVEHVAAWREAYRAFGAKPQRTRNSLEALLRRAATESGLPRVNRLTDVYNAISVLHQLPLGGEDLSRYDAAPRLIRATGSEPFSTVANGETVIDYPDPGEVVWCDDGGVTCRRWNWRQTRRTQLTDETSTALFILDALAPLSDAALTAAADDLVGHLARLGPDVQSVRRLIAAPGHPAGAITTEGD, encoded by the coding sequence ATGTCTGATCTTGACCGGCTCAAGAGGTTCCTGTCCGGCGCCAGCGTTGACGGGGCGGTGTTCGGGCTTCGGTCGGATTACCGGGCGATGCTGGTCGCGGTTGAGGGGATCATTCCCGGTTCGAGCGATGCTATGAGCGGCGCGCTGGTTGAGACTGCGCAGGCTGCGGCCCGTGAGATGTTGCGTAATCGTCCGGTGGAGGACGTCGAGCACGTGGCGGCGTGGCGAGAGGCGTATCGGGCGTTTGGAGCCAAGCCGCAGCGCACCCGCAACAGCCTGGAAGCACTACTACGACGCGCCGCGACCGAATCAGGGCTGCCACGAGTCAACCGGCTCACCGATGTGTACAACGCGATCTCGGTACTGCACCAACTACCCCTCGGCGGAGAGGACCTGAGCAGATATGACGCCGCGCCGCGGTTAATCCGAGCCACCGGCAGCGAGCCGTTCTCCACGGTCGCCAACGGTGAGACGGTGATCGATTACCCCGATCCTGGCGAGGTGGTGTGGTGCGACGACGGTGGCGTCACTTGCCGACGTTGGAACTGGCGTCAGACGCGCCGCACCCAACTGACCGACGAGACGAGTACGGCGCTGTTCATCCTCGACGCCCTGGCCCCGCTGAGCGACGCGGCGCTGACGGCCGCGGCTGATGATCTGGTCGGGCATCTGGCTCGGCTGGGACCCGACGTGCAATCCGTTCGCCGGTTGATCGCAGCGCCAGGCCACCCGGCTGGTGCCATAACGACAGAAGGAGACTGA
- a CDS encoding helix-turn-helix transcriptional regulator produces MNTQNENPPHSNTCDNSTPPGSTSAKRGVVRGHVVTAVGVLRDRLAEPWTLNGLAEEVHLSRSQLKRAFVTTVGMSPMAYLRQMRLRRLAKLLATTDLSVAEAARQAGWTDPDYASRCFHADYGVTPSEYRRQQTTPPLG; encoded by the coding sequence ATGAACACCCAAAACGAAAATCCCCCTCACTCCAACACTTGCGATAACTCGACGCCGCCCGGCTCGACATCTGCCAAGCGCGGCGTCGTCAGGGGGCATGTCGTGACTGCGGTCGGTGTGCTTCGTGATCGTCTGGCGGAGCCGTGGACGCTCAATGGACTGGCTGAGGAAGTGCATCTGTCCCGTTCTCAGCTCAAGCGTGCGTTCGTGACGACGGTTGGGATGAGCCCGATGGCCTACCTTCGCCAGATGCGCCTCCGTCGCCTCGCCAAGTTGCTGGCGACGACTGACTTGTCGGTCGCTGAGGCAGCTCGTCAGGCCGGGTGGACGGACCCGGATTACGCGAGCCGTTGTTTCCACGCCGACTACGGCGTCACGCCCAGCGAGTACCGCCGCCAACAGACGACCCCACCGCTCGGCTAG